In one Neobacillus sp. CF12 genomic region, the following are encoded:
- a CDS encoding immune inhibitor A domain-containing protein has protein sequence MKKKKLLSILSTGALALSLFAPISANDSKVAAAEATAPKWDVERYGDRVDIDGQLNLLANDSSFLKQAEAKIAEQAAQINFNEDQSSKSTSASSSFTFDGGTKQFLNRGLKFKPFTLRSVGENVEIWVANDLAFPAGDTRPAHVVTQEQVDKLRDEFDNNIYPKATAFFGTPDIHDGSKSPLAGKNVPAGYYEGSDKVIMLVDNIQDDNYTNPNYPFFVAGFFWQTLENYMDRNIITIDTNNWETRLESTFFGTTIHELQHLIHADNDGAEETWLNEGMSTFSEYLGGYGHDDSSINFYLDHPENSLVNWDEHRTATTGPETIADYGQVYLFTLYMNDKFGREFIRDLALNETQGLNSVNEVLKAHGSSLDFTQLYQNFMTALTLDTDRVGNGVYNFDSIDLRDVVVNQTTGETRGKTVDFEKANTFEKEGVPAWGGDFKELAFQDKVRSISFDGVDFLPIPWQSVNDPLGSDNKVLWGNAGDEADNGLIFEADLSSVNTATLKFDNYIDIEEQWDFGMVQVSTDGGESWTSLENENTRSDVVEEGYPKIKENVPGFTGTYEDWQKETFDLSAYAGQKVLLSFRYLTDWGTTESGWFVDNIEIPEIGYTNDGSSTDAFKSFQELAGQYVNYTVTFINEKEVGNKKGAKTNYKVITVDPFNVTEEDALTLRQLFKDGKNYMITSYAAPAESKDPITFTYEVNLKTKAPKKN, from the coding sequence TTGAAAAAGAAAAAACTATTATCGATTCTATCAACTGGTGCATTAGCTCTATCACTTTTTGCTCCGATATCAGCTAATGATTCAAAAGTAGCGGCAGCAGAAGCAACAGCGCCAAAATGGGACGTAGAGCGCTATGGAGATCGAGTAGATATTGATGGTCAACTAAATCTACTAGCTAATGATTCTTCATTCTTAAAGCAGGCAGAGGCGAAAATTGCTGAGCAAGCAGCACAGATTAATTTTAATGAGGATCAGTCTTCAAAAAGTACATCAGCCAGCAGCAGTTTTACATTTGATGGGGGAACCAAACAATTCTTAAATAGAGGTTTAAAATTCAAACCATTTACATTACGTAGTGTGGGTGAAAATGTAGAAATTTGGGTAGCAAATGACCTTGCATTTCCAGCAGGAGACACGCGCCCAGCACATGTGGTAACTCAAGAACAAGTAGATAAATTACGTGATGAATTTGATAATAATATATACCCAAAAGCGACTGCGTTCTTTGGAACACCTGATATTCATGATGGATCAAAGTCTCCACTAGCTGGAAAAAATGTTCCTGCTGGTTATTATGAGGGAAGCGACAAAGTTATCATGTTAGTAGATAATATTCAAGACGATAACTATACTAACCCGAATTATCCATTCTTTGTTGCTGGTTTCTTCTGGCAAACACTAGAGAACTATATGGATAGAAATATCATTACAATCGATACAAACAACTGGGAAACCCGTTTAGAGTCTACCTTCTTTGGGACAACCATTCATGAACTACAGCACTTAATTCACGCGGACAATGATGGCGCGGAAGAAACGTGGTTAAATGAAGGTATGTCAACTTTTTCAGAATATCTTGGCGGATATGGCCATGATGATAGTTCTATCAACTTCTACTTAGATCATCCTGAAAACTCTTTAGTAAATTGGGATGAACATAGAACGGCAACAACTGGCCCTGAAACAATTGCAGATTATGGACAAGTATATCTATTTACATTATATATGAATGATAAGTTTGGCCGTGAGTTTATCCGTGATTTAGCTTTAAACGAAACACAAGGTCTAAATAGTGTTAATGAGGTATTAAAGGCACATGGTTCAAGCCTTGATTTCACGCAACTCTATCAAAACTTTATGACTGCCTTAACACTTGATACTGACAGAGTTGGAAATGGAGTATATAATTTTGACAGCATTGATCTTCGTGATGTTGTTGTGAATCAGACTACTGGTGAAACTAGAGGCAAAACGGTTGATTTTGAGAAAGCAAATACCTTTGAAAAGGAAGGCGTTCCTGCTTGGGGCGGCGATTTTAAAGAGTTAGCATTCCAAGATAAAGTTAGAAGTATTTCCTTTGACGGTGTAGATTTCCTACCTATCCCTTGGCAGTCTGTAAATGATCCACTAGGTTCTGATAATAAAGTGCTTTGGGGCAATGCGGGAGACGAAGCGGACAATGGCTTGATTTTTGAAGCGGACCTTTCTAGTGTCAATACGGCGACCTTAAAGTTCGATAACTACATTGATATTGAAGAGCAGTGGGATTTCGGCATGGTCCAAGTTTCAACGGATGGCGGCGAGTCATGGACTAGCTTAGAAAATGAAAATACACGCAGTGATGTAGTTGAAGAAGGCTATCCAAAAATTAAAGAAAATGTACCAGGTTTTACTGGTACGTATGAAGATTGGCAGAAAGAAACCTTTGATTTAAGTGCATATGCAGGTCAAAAAGTATTGCTTTCCTTTCGTTATTTAACCGACTGGGGTACAACAGAGAGCGGATGGTTTGTGGATAATATTGAAATTCCTGAAATTGGTTATACCAATGATGGTAGTTCAACAGATGCATTTAAATCTTTCCAAGAATTAGCTGGTCAGTATGTGAACTATACCGTAACTTTTATCAATGAGAAAGAAGTAGGAAATAAGAAGGGTGCAAAAACTAATTACAAGGTAATCACAGTAGATCCATTCAATGTTACGGAAGAAGATGCTTTAACTCTAAGACAGTTGTTCAAGGATGGAAAGAACTATATGATTACATCTTATGCAGCACCTGCTGAAAGTAAGGATCCTATTACCTTCACGTATGAAGTTAACCTGAAAACGAAAGCACCAAAAAAGAATTAA
- a CDS encoding M6 family metalloprotease domain-containing protein, translated as MLKVLSKTGLTLALTGSIVAAGFQPTEAPSTTKSTYTLSPADFVGAAPELAEKAKELGVDLSKVDPAEKANIGTKFQEPGDNHVDYKEATGDVPVLVILAKYKKGDEPVGDLPGQVPAKYYEDLIFGTKYNPYELDAFKQYATYNGVAAPTDRTMQNAYKESSNGAINLVRNENTEFVWVELPQGASYYLDQKGTYAENGKYVLGNVNGDAHTGEFVRDLLKAADDQVDFSKYAENGEVPNVFVVHEGTGAEWSQDPAQFWSHKWSLLSALYYGKYYETGKPADVHSGMSQSAWIDKTIAADMTYDGVVVNNYNIQPAIGGNVAGFNLTTNSYDEASKTGPYPAQAGVYAHEFGHALGLPDFYDTVYTSEGVGNYSMMAGGSWMRYPDNNAYSGNSPTHFDPFSKVFLGWAEPINVTPADGVKEITLPAINKANATNGIVKMEVPGSHGTEYFLFENVQQDGFNKGLVRQGEDSHGLLAWHVDENIINLYQTAGFRPNNVENWMNKRFQFNQSETAGNGTVVTHYGLSLLQADGKYELEKNLNRGDAGDFFKTGAEITPTSSIVHTGSYYFWKGYSAAPADSGIHVTDIKENADGSITAKFYYSSNEGKK; from the coding sequence ATGTTAAAAGTACTATCAAAAACCGGTCTAACTCTAGCTTTAACTGGAAGTATTGTGGCAGCAGGTTTTCAACCTACTGAGGCCCCATCCACCACAAAAAGTACATACACTCTAAGTCCAGCTGATTTCGTTGGAGCTGCTCCAGAACTAGCTGAAAAAGCAAAGGAGCTAGGAGTCGATTTATCTAAGGTTGACCCTGCAGAGAAGGCTAATATAGGAACTAAATTCCAAGAGCCTGGCGATAACCATGTCGACTATAAAGAAGCAACAGGTGATGTACCGGTTCTTGTTATTCTAGCAAAATATAAGAAAGGCGATGAACCAGTCGGCGACTTACCTGGACAAGTTCCAGCTAAATATTATGAGGACTTAATCTTTGGTACAAAATATAACCCTTATGAATTAGACGCATTCAAACAATATGCAACCTATAATGGTGTGGCTGCTCCAACAGATCGTACTATGCAAAATGCTTATAAAGAGTCTAGTAATGGAGCTATTAATTTAGTTCGCAATGAAAATACTGAGTTTGTTTGGGTAGAACTTCCTCAAGGCGCTTCATACTATTTAGATCAAAAGGGAACGTATGCTGAGAATGGTAAATATGTACTTGGTAATGTAAACGGAGATGCTCATACTGGTGAATTCGTACGTGACCTTTTAAAAGCTGCTGATGACCAGGTAGATTTCTCAAAATATGCTGAAAACGGCGAAGTTCCAAACGTATTCGTGGTTCACGAAGGAACAGGAGCAGAGTGGAGCCAAGACCCTGCTCAATTTTGGTCTCATAAATGGAGTTTATTGAGTGCCTTATACTATGGTAAATACTATGAAACTGGTAAACCAGCAGATGTTCATTCTGGAATGAGCCAAAGCGCTTGGATCGATAAGACTATTGCTGCCGATATGACGTATGATGGAGTTGTCGTAAACAACTACAATATCCAGCCTGCTATTGGTGGTAACGTAGCCGGATTCAATTTAACAACTAACAGCTATGATGAAGCTTCTAAAACAGGTCCATATCCAGCCCAAGCTGGGGTATATGCTCATGAATTTGGACATGCTTTAGGGCTGCCAGATTTCTATGACACTGTATATACGTCTGAAGGTGTTGGAAACTACTCAATGATGGCTGGTGGTTCATGGATGCGTTATCCAGACAATAACGCCTATTCTGGTAACTCCCCTACTCATTTTGATCCATTCTCAAAGGTTTTCCTTGGATGGGCTGAACCTATTAATGTAACACCAGCTGACGGCGTTAAAGAGATTACTCTGCCAGCTATTAATAAAGCCAATGCTACAAACGGAATCGTCAAAATGGAAGTTCCTGGCTCCCATGGAACAGAGTACTTCCTATTTGAAAACGTTCAGCAGGATGGCTTTAATAAAGGATTGGTTCGTCAAGGAGAGGATTCTCACGGATTATTAGCATGGCATGTCGATGAAAACATTATCAACTTATATCAAACTGCCGGTTTCCGTCCAAATAATGTAGAAAATTGGATGAATAAACGCTTCCAGTTTAATCAATCAGAAACAGCTGGCAACGGTACCGTTGTTACACACTATGGCTTATCACTTCTACAAGCTGACGGAAAATATGAGCTAGAAAAGAACTTAAACCGCGGTGATGCAGGAGACTTCTTCAAGACAGGCGCGGAGATCACTCCAACCTCTTCTATTGTTCATACTGGTTCCTACTACTTCTGGAAGGGCTATAGCGCTGCTCCAGCTGACTCTGGAATTCATGTAACTGATATAAAAGAGAATGCTGATGGTTCCATTACTGCAAAATTCTACTATAGTTCCAACGAAGGTAAGAAATAA
- a CDS encoding DUF3052 domain-containing protein, with the protein MIEAAPLLKKLNFKELGQPVLVINAPKSYDNIKAAFEGEVHQQAELEKYDFVQVFGTSNQELQSHAKNAVSYVSEDGLFWLCYPKKSSKIYKGSDCSRDTVTGMLSEEGYEPVRQIAIDDDWSALRYRKPEKIKKMVRDFAVTDEGIKRTKKE; encoded by the coding sequence ATGATAGAAGCAGCACCTTTATTAAAAAAGTTGAATTTTAAGGAACTAGGACAACCGGTTTTAGTAATCAATGCACCAAAGTCTTATGATAATATTAAGGCGGCATTTGAAGGGGAGGTCCATCAACAGGCTGAGCTTGAGAAGTATGATTTTGTGCAAGTGTTTGGAACAAGTAATCAAGAACTTCAATCACATGCAAAAAACGCAGTATCTTATGTAAGTGAAGATGGATTGTTTTGGCTTTGCTACCCTAAGAAATCATCCAAGATATATAAAGGGTCAGATTGTAGCCGTGATACGGTTACGGGTATGCTATCTGAAGAAGGCTATGAACCAGTTCGCCAAATTGCTATTGATGATGATTGGTCTGCATTAAGGTACCGTAAACCTGAAAAAATTAAGAAAATGGTTCGAGACTTTGCTGTAACGGATGAAGGAATCAAACGGACGAAGAAAGAGTAG
- a CDS encoding ParM/StbA family protein — protein MNNTRIAAVDVGNDSIKAIFGEMEYELNIPNIIARDTEDRPVIGIEELDDKNPLDGIHIKVHSPALKDNNAIYRVGNLATKSPNGTELDPGSSKSEEDQTLVLLFTTLALDAVKEGNKNNFRQTKNVIDANYTLGTGLPLREVKEGKDAGYRSKLIGSVHQVEFLVTPKYQGLKVNIKFDEIKVYPEGFAAYINLVMDNNSKIINKDLIDKRILIQDIGGLSTDIAVIKNRNVDDDKAQGFNLGVSESLEAIREEIRTKHGVELDSRRDVVEIITKKNDRNHIMVKGSRTSVHDITDRILLDLAKKQYRLLRNVWSKNSQTEICYFVGGGATVLKDYLKTLNNNLDGFNIDFFEDEKESIWMMANAYYKLIMDYARKAEKQKPEQTKKPVTN, from the coding sequence TTGAATAATACTAGAATTGCCGCCGTTGATGTAGGAAATGATTCCATTAAAGCCATTTTTGGAGAAATGGAATATGAACTTAATATCCCTAATATTATTGCTAGGGATACTGAAGACCGCCCTGTAATTGGAATCGAAGAATTAGACGACAAAAATCCCCTTGATGGTATTCATATTAAAGTTCACTCCCCTGCTTTGAAGGATAACAATGCTATTTATCGTGTTGGTAATCTCGCAACAAAAAGTCCTAATGGAACAGAATTAGATCCTGGCAGCAGTAAATCTGAGGAAGACCAAACTTTAGTTCTTCTTTTTACTACTTTAGCATTGGACGCGGTGAAGGAAGGAAATAAGAATAATTTCCGTCAAACGAAAAACGTCATTGATGCGAATTATACACTTGGAACAGGCCTCCCTCTTCGTGAAGTTAAGGAAGGTAAGGATGCAGGCTACCGTTCGAAGTTAATCGGTTCTGTTCACCAAGTAGAGTTTCTTGTTACACCTAAATACCAAGGTTTAAAAGTAAACATTAAGTTTGATGAAATAAAAGTATATCCTGAAGGCTTTGCTGCTTATATTAACCTGGTTATGGACAATAACTCGAAAATTATTAATAAAGACTTAATCGATAAACGTATCTTGATTCAAGATATTGGCGGATTATCAACGGATATCGCTGTAATTAAGAATCGAAATGTGGATGATGATAAAGCACAAGGATTTAATCTTGGGGTGTCAGAATCATTGGAAGCAATCCGTGAAGAAATTAGAACGAAGCATGGTGTTGAACTAGACAGCCGCCGTGACGTGGTTGAGATCATCACCAAGAAAAATGACCGCAATCATATCATGGTAAAAGGTAGCAGAACGAGTGTTCATGATATTACCGACCGTATTTTACTAGATTTAGCAAAGAAACAATATCGTCTATTACGGAATGTTTGGTCTAAGAATTCCCAAACAGAAATTTGTTACTTTGTTGGCGGTGGCGCAACCGTACTAAAGGATTATCTTAAAACATTAAATAATAATCTTGATGGTTTTAATATTGATTTCTTTGAAGATGAAAAAGAAAGCATATGGATGATGGCAAATGCGTATTACAAGCTCATCATGGATTACGCTAGAAAAGCAGAGAAACAAAAGCCTGAACAAACTAAAAAACCTGTTACGAATTAA
- a CDS encoding sulfite exporter TauE/SafE family protein, protein MEIGLLSILGLGFALGIKHAIEPDHIIAVSTIASQSKKLVRSSLAGVFWGIGHTATLFIIGIILILMKGEIPEKYAMSLEFLVGIMLVYLGITTILSFKNIHLHKHIHDGEVHKHVHSHDHSSFHEHQHQHKKVSYLKSMFIGLVHGLAGSGAMVVLTMSTVNSAWEGAIYILIFGVGTVIGMLFFTTLIGIPFVLSAKKFSLNKTLTQLTGVISTVFGIYYMYNLGVTEGLFKLWIQ, encoded by the coding sequence ATGGAAATCGGTTTACTTTCCATACTCGGTTTAGGATTTGCCCTTGGTATCAAACACGCAATCGAACCGGATCATATCATTGCAGTATCAACTATCGCTAGCCAAAGTAAAAAGCTAGTGCGTTCATCTTTAGCAGGTGTGTTTTGGGGGATAGGACATACAGCAACATTATTTATTATTGGAATTATTCTCATTCTCATGAAAGGGGAAATTCCTGAAAAATACGCTATGTCATTAGAATTTTTAGTAGGAATAATGCTAGTTTATCTAGGGATTACCACGATTCTTTCTTTTAAAAATATCCATTTGCATAAGCATATCCATGATGGAGAGGTACATAAACATGTCCATTCCCATGACCATAGCAGCTTTCATGAGCACCAACATCAGCACAAAAAGGTTTCTTATCTAAAATCTATGTTCATTGGCCTTGTTCACGGTCTTGCTGGCAGTGGAGCAATGGTTGTTCTAACTATGAGTACGGTAAATAGTGCCTGGGAAGGTGCAATTTATATCCTTATATTTGGTGTTGGTACCGTAATAGGAATGCTCTTCTTTACTACCTTGATTGGCATTCCGTTTGTTTTGAGTGCAAAAAAATTCAGCTTGAATAAAACTCTTACCCAACTTACAGGTGTGATAAGTACTGTTTTTGGTATCTACTACATGTACAACTTAGGAGTAACGGAAGGATTATTCAAACTTTGGATTCAATAA
- a CDS encoding dicarboxylate/amino acid:cation symporter, translating to MEKWKNYRFPIILLLSILVGAIVGLAMKEDAVVFQPIGDVFLNLLFTIIVPLIFFTISSSIANMNGAKRLGKIIGWMFGTFLFTGLVSAIYMYFVVKFVNPGEGVNLKLVKPDAAEELNPVAQIVKTFTVPDFVELFSRSNMLALIVISILVGFAAQSIGERGKPFTSFLSSGSEVMMKVVSLIMYLAPIGLGAYFATLVGQYGPILLGSYIKAGITYYVASIVYFFIAFTIYAFMAGKGKGIRVFWSNMLAPSITALATCSSAASIPVNLEASKRMGIKEDIRDTTIPLGAALHKDGSVLGGVLKIVFLFGIFDMNNTGIGTFFLIISVSLLVGAVMGAIPSGGMIGEMLILSLFGFPPEALPIIAAISTLIDPPATMLNASGDNVAGMMVSRMVEGKNWLKKIA from the coding sequence ATGGAAAAATGGAAGAATTATCGTTTTCCTATCATATTGTTGCTATCCATTTTGGTTGGTGCAATAGTAGGGTTAGCGATGAAGGAAGACGCAGTGGTATTTCAACCGATTGGCGATGTCTTTTTAAATCTTTTATTCACGATTATTGTTCCTCTTATTTTCTTTACCATTTCGTCTTCTATTGCAAATATGAATGGTGCCAAAAGATTAGGAAAAATTATTGGCTGGATGTTTGGGACGTTCTTATTTACAGGGCTTGTTTCTGCTATTTATATGTATTTTGTTGTGAAATTCGTTAATCCTGGTGAGGGCGTTAATTTAAAGTTAGTTAAACCAGATGCAGCAGAGGAATTAAATCCAGTTGCGCAAATTGTTAAAACCTTTACAGTGCCTGACTTTGTTGAGTTGTTCTCACGAAGTAATATGTTGGCGCTGATTGTAATTTCTATTTTGGTGGGGTTTGCTGCGCAATCAATTGGAGAACGTGGGAAGCCGTTTACGAGCTTTTTAAGTTCAGGTTCTGAAGTGATGATGAAGGTAGTTTCTTTGATTATGTACTTAGCACCGATTGGTCTTGGTGCCTATTTTGCCACGTTAGTCGGCCAGTATGGACCCATTTTGTTAGGTTCCTATATCAAGGCTGGGATAACCTATTATGTTGCTTCCATTGTCTATTTCTTTATAGCCTTTACGATTTATGCCTTTATGGCGGGCAAGGGCAAAGGAATCAGAGTATTTTGGAGTAATATGTTAGCACCATCGATTACGGCGCTGGCTACGTGTTCAAGTGCTGCTTCCATACCAGTAAATCTAGAGGCTTCAAAGCGAATGGGAATTAAGGAAGATATTCGTGATACAACGATTCCATTAGGAGCAGCGTTACATAAAGACGGTTCTGTTCTCGGCGGCGTGTTAAAAATTGTATTTCTGTTTGGAATTTTTGATATGAATAACACGGGAATTGGCACGTTTTTCTTAATTATTAGTGTTTCTCTTTTAGTTGGTGCAGTAATGGGAGCGATTCCTAGCGGCGGTATGATTGGGGAAATGTTGATCCTAAGTTTATTTGGGTTCCCGCCTGAGGCTTTACCTATCATTGCGGCTATCTCTACGTTAATCGACCCGCCTGCAACCATGCTGAATGCCAGCGGCGATAATGTTGCGGGGATGATGGTCTCAAGAATGGTCGAAGGAAAGAATTGGCTTAAGAAAATTGCATAA
- the gdhA gene encoding NADP-specific glutamate dehydrogenase produces MKTIEQLKHDSQSAALHYVNEVFNTVVYRNTYESEFQQAVKEIFDSLIPVFSKHPKYIEHSILERIVEPERTISFRVPWVDDQGKVQVNRGFRVQFNSAIGPYKGGLRFHPSVNASIIKFLGFEQIFKNSLTGQPIGGGKGGSDFDPKGKSDGEIMRFTQSFMTELYRHIGPDVDVPAGDIGVGAREIGYMFGQYKKIRGAYEAGVLTGKGLGYGGSLGRTEATGYGTVYFVEEMLADKKLGFEGSTVVVSGSGNVSIYAIEKATQLGAKVVACSDSNGYVYDPSGIKLETVKRIKEVERKRISEYVLEHPEAQYFEGCSGIWSIPCDIALPCATQNEIDARAAKTLVSNGVKAVGEGANMPSTLEAIEVFLENDILFAPGKAANAGGVAVSALEMAQNSQRLSWTFEEVDAKLHQIMINIYRNSMNAAEEYGYPGNLVVGANIAGFLKVADAMIAQGVI; encoded by the coding sequence TTGAAAACAATTGAACAGTTAAAGCATGATAGTCAAAGCGCGGCACTTCATTACGTGAATGAAGTGTTTAATACGGTGGTGTACCGTAATACTTACGAATCTGAGTTTCAACAAGCAGTCAAAGAAATCTTTGATTCCCTGATTCCAGTTTTTTCGAAACATCCAAAATACATCGAACACAGCATTCTTGAAAGAATCGTAGAGCCTGAAAGAACCATTTCCTTCCGCGTTCCTTGGGTTGATGATCAAGGGAAAGTTCAAGTTAACCGCGGCTTCCGTGTCCAGTTTAACAGTGCAATTGGGCCTTATAAAGGTGGTTTGCGTTTCCATCCATCGGTAAATGCGAGTATTATTAAATTCTTAGGTTTTGAACAAATCTTCAAAAACTCTCTAACTGGCCAGCCGATTGGCGGAGGAAAAGGTGGTTCTGATTTCGACCCGAAAGGCAAATCAGATGGAGAAATCATGCGCTTTACACAAAGCTTTATGACGGAGCTTTATCGCCATATTGGACCTGATGTCGATGTACCGGCTGGAGATATCGGAGTAGGCGCTAGAGAAATCGGCTACATGTTCGGACAGTACAAGAAAATTCGCGGAGCATATGAAGCAGGTGTGTTAACTGGTAAAGGGCTCGGTTACGGCGGTAGTTTGGGACGCACAGAAGCCACTGGTTATGGAACTGTTTACTTTGTAGAAGAAATGCTTGCAGACAAAAAACTTGGCTTTGAAGGAAGCACAGTTGTTGTTTCTGGTTCAGGTAATGTTTCTATTTATGCCATTGAAAAAGCAACTCAATTAGGAGCGAAGGTTGTAGCCTGCAGTGATTCAAATGGATATGTTTATGATCCATCAGGCATCAAGCTCGAAACCGTGAAACGAATCAAAGAAGTAGAACGAAAGAGAATCAGTGAATACGTTCTTGAGCACCCAGAAGCTCAGTACTTTGAAGGCTGCTCAGGTATTTGGTCGATTCCATGTGATATTGCTTTACCGTGTGCAACTCAAAATGAAATTGATGCGCGTGCTGCAAAAACTCTTGTTTCCAATGGTGTAAAAGCTGTTGGTGAAGGTGCGAATATGCCATCAACTCTGGAAGCCATTGAGGTATTCTTAGAAAATGATATTTTATTTGCTCCTGGTAAGGCGGCAAATGCTGGCGGAGTAGCAGTATCTGCTCTAGAAATGGCGCAAAACAGCCAAAGACTTTCTTGGACATTTGAAGAAGTTGATGCGAAATTGCACCAAATTATGATTAATATCTATCGTAACAGTATGAATGCTGCAGAAGAATATGGCTATCCAGGCAACCTTGTTGTCGGTGCCAATATCGCTGGCTTCTTAAAAGTAGCGGACGCAATGATTGCTCAGGGCGTTATCTAA